The segment AGCTTCAAATGGAGTTGGCTCGGCGATAAGCGTTTCTTTTTGCAATAGACTAATTAATTCTTTTTTATATTGCTCCGTTTCTGTTATCTTTATTGAATTTTCCCAAAGCTCATCAAAATACTTATCCGCATCTTCTGTTCCAAAATCTCCTAACTCAACATTAAATTCATGTTGATTTGAAAGACCTGATTTGGTTAAATTACTACTCCCAGTAATAAAAACAGATTTTCTAATAGTTGCTAATTCATCTTTTATTTTAAAAATATATAATTTTGCATGATTTGGTTCTAATGTCTTACGAATTTGTAATTGGTTGTTATTAATTAATTTAATAAAATACATTATCTGGCCTTCAAACTCTTTATTGTCAAATTCATCTGTATTTAGAGAACTTTTGACGGAACTAAAATAATTTTTTATTTTTTCTCTATTTGTTAAATTATTACCATTTTCTGAATATTCAAAAAGACCATGAACACCTTTATCTGCATTAAGACCCACTAATACATTTATTCTAATATCGGGGCGATCTTTAATACTTTCATATAGTTCAGCTATCCCAGAAAAATAGAAAAACCCAACGAGAAAGCTAAGTTCTTTACTATTACCAATAAGCTCAACTAATCTATTTTTTAAATCTTTTCCTTCTTCATTTGTAATGAAATTACTCATATTTAAAGATAATGCTTAATATAATAACCCTAACAGAAAAACATTAAAAAATAAAGAGATTTTAAGAATCAACTTATTATAAATAATGGCTAAATTTAAGGGAAAATTACTGTTAAAAGTTACCTACTTCTAGCTCCTAGATTAGTGTCAGGGTCTGCGTCATTAATGTGTGTTAAGGAGGGGTTAATTAACTAAACACATACTATATGGATCAGACGAAATCCTTGACTAACCAGGGTATTGGTACCATACCTATAGCCGTTGAGACACCCGTTAAATACTGCTTATATGCGCGTAAATCAAGCGAATCTGAGGAAAGACAGGTGCTTTCCATAGATAGTCAGATTAAGGAGATGCTTCAGCTAGCAGAACGAGAAAACCTCGAGATTGTCTGTATGAAGAGAGAATCTCACTCAGCTAAGGAAACAGGGCAAAGACCAGTCTTTAATGAAATTATAGGGGAAATTAAGGAGGGAAAATATAACGGTATTCTCACCTGGGCTCCAGACCGAATCAGCAGAAATGCAGGGGATCTTGGGATGGTTGTAGATTTAATGGATGCGGGCATTCTTAAAGAAATACGAACTTATGGGCAACGATTTACTAACTCACCCAGTGAGAAGTTTCTTCTCATGATTTTAGGATCAACAGCTAAACTAGAAAATGACAATAGAGGTGTCAATGTAAAACGAGGCATTAGAGCGAGAGTAGAAATGGGCTTATGGCCTAATCAAGCGCCAACTGGCTATCTTAACCAAAAGTATATGGATAAGAAATGCCAACCCATTCTTGATCCTGATCGAGCTCCTATTATAAAAAGTCTGTTTGAAAAAGTTGCCTATGAAAAATGGCCAGGTAGAAAATTATATCATTGGTTAAAATTTAATATTAATTTCAAAACTATAGGTAATAAAAATCTATCACTTGGTAATATATACAGGATACTAAAAAATACTTTCTATTATGGGGAGTTTGAATACCCGGCTAAATCAGGTAATTGGTATAAAGGTAAGCATGAACCATTAATTAGTAAAGAATTATTTGAAGAAGTGCAAAAACGTATAAAGAAAGACGCTATTATAAATCATAGAGAATTTACCTTTGCACGACTTATGACTTGTGGAATGTGTGGATCGGGGTACACGGGAGAAGAAAAGTATAAGCAACTTAAAAATGGTACGGTAACTAAGTATATTTATTATGGGTGTAATAGATCTAGGGATAAAAATTGCAAAAGTAATTATGTAAGAGAAGACGAACTTATAAAGCAATTAACTATCTTATTAGACAAGATGGAATTTGACCAAGAAAAAGTAATAGATAAGTTTGATCATGATCTTAAAAGATTTAACAAATTTCAAAAAGGCGTCCTAAAACAAAACGATCCGCAAGCGAATCATGAGGATGTGAATTTAAAAGTATATATGGAATATATACTTCAGGATGGGACCATGGAAGAGAAAAGAGAGTTGATGAATTGCTTAAATTCTAAAATTAAAATTGCAGACAAAGTTGCGTTTGTATAATTCTCATCCTGAATAGTCGCTAATATACTACTTGTAATACAGCTTTTTTTCTAGAATAAATTGTAATTTTTTCAATACTTTTTTCATTTATTTTAAATAAACGAGAGAAGTTTTCTAGTATTTTCTGTTTTAATTTATCTTTATTTTTTTCAGTGGTACTAAAAAATAAACGATTACTCTCCCACTGAGCATTAACTTCTCCGAAAGTTTCCTCATCTCCAGGAGATATATAATCAATTTCAATATAAAACAAACTTTTTTTATATAAAAAATATTTTATACACACATCAACCGATATTGAATCGTTAATGGGGTATGAAAAATTCACATTACTTGGTAAAGGAAATTGATTTGGATAACGCTCAGTTTGATCAAGCGCTGAGGGGTGAGCTGTATCACTATACTTCGATCTTTCATCCCAAAGTTTCTTAATCTTTTCTTTTTCAGGATCAGTTAAACGAATTAATTTTGCTACTTTATCAACTCTTTTTTTAAAACTTCCACGTTTAACAAGTGAATTAATAACTACTTCTATCGACTTAAAATGGTCTAGAACTATTTTTTCTGGACTATCTTTTACAAAATGCCCTATAGATGATCGGTATAAATACTTAATAGTACGTTCTAAAATATCATCATGGAAATTAAAAATGTTTTCAAGAAAATGTTGGGTATCTGCATGTCTCCAAATATTTAGCTCTGGGCGGTTTGGCAAATATATAATTCCACTCTTCACTATAAATTTCAAATCTGATTCCACCCCTTCGTCATCTAGAGCACTAATTTTATTTACCTGATAAAGATAAGGAGACAAAATACTATTTCTCTTAGTGTAGTTTTTAAAGTCTTGTGCATAAGAAACAGTTAAATATCTGCAAATTTTGTCAAAGTACCTTATTGCTCCTCCTACCGCTGAGTTTATGTCTCTCTCCTTAATATCATATATCATAACGTACTCGGATTTGAGCCTAAT is part of the Candidatus Falkowbacteria bacterium genome and harbors:
- a CDS encoding recombinase family protein, with translation MDQTKSLTNQGIGTIPIAVETPVKYCLYARKSSESEERQVLSIDSQIKEMLQLAERENLEIVCMKRESHSAKETGQRPVFNEIIGEIKEGKYNGILTWAPDRISRNAGDLGMVVDLMDAGILKEIRTYGQRFTNSPSEKFLLMILGSTAKLENDNRGVNVKRGIRARVEMGLWPNQAPTGYLNQKYMDKKCQPILDPDRAPIIKSLFEKVAYEKWPGRKLYHWLKFNINFKTIGNKNLSLGNIYRILKNTFYYGEFEYPAKSGNWYKGKHEPLISKELFEEVQKRIKKDAIINHREFTFARLMTCGMCGSGYTGEEKYKQLKNGTVTKYIYYGCNRSRDKNCKSNYVREDELIKQLTILLDKMEFDQEKVIDKFDHDLKRFNKFQKGVLKQNDPQANHEDVNLKVYMEYILQDGTMEEKRELMNCLNSKIKIADKVAFV